From Xiphophorus maculatus strain JP 163 A chromosome 12, X_maculatus-5.0-male, whole genome shotgun sequence, the proteins below share one genomic window:
- the zcchc6 gene encoding terminal uridylyltransferase 7, whose translation MENSSKPYRSKQKSREKGATASGKGENWKMQDQIRGHNSRSEGGQHGKKSQGGPYNASPKKGGLGPLGYSPGGFKGGQSPSQRDDLRWCSVNDFSQEEIWRGHSQQHDWRRRNLGESSNEYGMREDTDDIAYKPGRRRRNRNKKKALGEECKGLEMEEARVSVQDLQNTRQTEKRLKRDEIYPLRKNSHGNPGALYTCALCDIPLESIPHAFKHIRDKRHKKRAREKQEQLMLTEILPPGPEHISAVTAALKAVVQEHGMNDQDVLKRESVVSVMQDFLLSSLPEIRLRLYGSSCTKFGFKDSDVNIDIKYPPHMHQPAVLLVVKEALSASPFFLNVEADFHTRVPVVICKERKSGLTCKVSAGNENAFQTTSYLSTLANMEHLLLPLVLGLRHWAQLCEIDRPEEGGLPPYVFALMVIFYLQKRKEPLLPTYLNQGIKVFSMSRLSAFNLTHTDEEYIHWTYNIPSSKESSQPAESSTMKGKVPLVFQSPHLPVEVGLLWIEMLRFYSLEFIMADNVIGVRTNTVLSREMKDWPKKRIAIEDPFAVKRNVARTVNSQQMFDYILHCLKTTYKYFALPLNTSAANHRDEAKQGLNEGASGLSDFSQLSLQSPSQTQGADDGPDDSDCIIEEEEEVEECSDSDEEQEKEKADLGKSSFSEDEEDEEEQDEDLDVDRQHLDSLTTEDEDIFPVDEISGEELLSDEEPQDLDTPGSLDEEEEEELAHVRLSPSISKTKNESTKIPNQQQSQCAYEFTKQAFTKGKSHMVVCSLCKRDGHLKKDCPEDFKKVELDPLPPLTPDFLCVLNRVCEQCYTDFAPDDLENGVRELILQDLESFVRRQFAGARLQLFGSSKNGFGFRQSDLDICMVLEGKETMDDVDCINIIKGLARQLKKHPGLRNILPITTAKVPIVKFYHLRTGLEGDISLYNTLALHNTRLLASYAAIDRRVKILCYIMKVFAKMCDIGDASRGSLSSYAYTLMVLFFLQQRNPPVIPVLQEIYGGKTKPEVLVDGWNVYFFDDLKTLPCHWPLYGQNTESVGELWLGLLRFYTEDFDFREHVVCIRQHTRLTTFNKQWTSKYIVIEDPFDLNHNLGAGLSRRMTNFIMKAFINGRRVFGTPMKGLPPEYPSEMEYFFDPEVLTEGEVAPNDRCCRVCGKIGHFLKDCPMRNKPKHRRESENRSEHFHDSAEEFMDPVRYRNEHWKKRDALDMRCCFLCGSSTHIKKDCHLYRSPAGNVKMENLPSSSLSHLKSLREKDKQGLSAQEERRRKQQNVILSPQAGSLARRNLGRSGPRKNPEE comes from the exons ATGGAAAACTCGAGCAAACCCTATAGGTCTAAACAAAAAAGCAGGGAGAAGGGAGCTACAGCATCAGGCAAGGGAGAAAATTGGAAAATGCAGGACCAGATTCGTGGACATAACTCACGATCGGAGGGAGGTCAGCACGGCAAGAAGAGCCAGGGTGGTCCCTACAATGCAAGTCCCAAGAAGGGAGGCCTGGGACCCCTGGGCTACTCGCCTGGTGGATTCAAAGGTGGTCAGAGTCCCTCTCAGAGAGACGACCTCCGATGGTGTTCAGTGAACGATTTCAGTCAAGAAGAAATTTGGAGAGGACATTCGCAGCAGCACgactggaggaggagaaaccTGGGAGAAAGTTCAAATGAGTACGGAATGAGAGAGGACACAGATGACATCGCTTATAAACCTG GAAGAAGAcggagaaacagaaacaagaagaaagcCTTGGGTGAAGAGTGTAAGGGCCTTGAAatggaggaagccagagtatcAGTTCAAGACCTCCAGAACACACgccaaacagagaaaagactAAAGAGAGATGAGATATACCCACTAAGGAAG aattcCCATGGCAATCCTGGTGCACTTTACACCTGCGCTTTGTGTGATATTCCCCTTGAATCTATACCTCATGCCTTCAAACACATCAGAGACAAACGGCACAAGAAGAGGGCTCGg GAGAAACAGGAGCAGTTGATGCTAACTGAGATCCTGCCTCCTGGTCCAGAGCACATCAGTGCAGTGACTGCAGCTCTAAAGGCAGTTGTCCAGGAGCATGGGATGAATGACCAGGATGTTTTGAAGAGAGAGAGTGTTGTTTCCGTCATGCAAGACTTTCTACTGTCCAGCCTGccag AAATACGGCTCAGGCTTTATGGCTCATCTTGCACaaagtttggatttaaagacTCTGATGTCAACATTGACATTAAGTACCCACCTCAC ATGCATCAGCCAGCTGTCTTGTTGGTGGTTAAGGAGGCCCTCTCTGCGAGTC ctttttttctcaATGTGGAAGCAGACTTTCATACCagggtgcctgtggtcatctgtaaagaaagaaagag TGGCCTAACCTGCAAAGTGAGCGCTGGGAATGAAAATGCTTTCCAGACCACGTCCTACTTGTCTACTCTTGCCAACATGGAACATCTTCTCCTCCCTCTGGTCTTGGGCCTCAGACACTGGGCACAG CTCTGTGAAATCGACCGTCCTGAGGAAGGAGGGTTGCCTCCATATGTGTTTGCCCTCATGGTTATCTTCTACTTACAGAAGCGTAAAGAGCCTCTCTTGCCGACTTATCTGAACCAGggg ATTAAGGTGTTTTCAATGAGTAGGCTTTCAGCCTTCAACCTCACACATACTGATGAAGAGTATATTCACTGGACCTACAATATCCCTTCCTCCAAAGAATCCTCCCAGCCAGCAGAGAGCTCCACCATGAAGGGGAAG GTACCACTGGTGTTCCAGAGTCCCCATCTACCGGTGGAGGTTGGGCTCCTCTGGATAGAAATGCTTCGCTTCTACTCACTGGAGTTCATCATGGCCGACAACGTGATCGGTGTGCGAACCAACACTGTCCTCTCTCGAGAGATGAAAGACTGGCCGAAGAAACGCATTGCTATTGAGG ACCCGTTTGCTGTAAAGAGAAACGTGGCCCGCACTGTGAACAGCCAGCAAATGTTTGACTACATCCTCCACTGCCTCAAGACTACATACAAGTACTTTGCTCTTCCGCTCAATACGTCTGCTGCTAACCACAGAGACGAAGCCAAGCAGGGCCTGAATGAAGGAGCCAGTGGCCTGTCTGATTTCAGTCAGCTCTCCCTTCAGTCCCCCAGTCAGACTCAGGGTGCAGATGACGGCCCGGATGACTCTGACTGCATCattgaagaagaggaagaagttgAGGAATGTAGCGACTCCGACGAAGAGCAAGAGAAGGAAAAGGCCGACCTGGGCAAGAGTAGTTTCtcagaggatgaggaggatgaggaagagcAGGATGAGGATCTTGACGTTGATCGACAGCACTTGGACAGCTTAACAACAGAGGACGAGGACATTTTCCCTGTGGATGAGATCTCAGGAGAGGAACTTCTCTCCGATGAGGAGCCTCAGGATTTGGACACACCTGGTTCTCtggatgaagaagaggaagaggagctggcACATGTCAGGCTTTCACCTTCAatcagtaaaactaaaaatgaaagcaCCAAAATTCCAAACCAACAGCAAAGCCAATGTGCTTATGAGTTCACCAAGCAAGCTTTTACCAAAGGAAAG TCACACATGGTGGTGTGCAGCTTGTGCAAACGTGATGGACATCTAAAGAAAGACTGCCCGGAGGATTTTAAGAAGGTGGAGCTGGATCCGCTGCCTCCGCTAACGCCGGACTTTCTCTGTGTCCTTAACAGAGTCTGTGAGCAATGCTACA ctgattttGCCCCTGATGACCTGGAAAATGGTGTAAGAGAGCTCATCCTTCAAGACTTGGAGAGCTTTGTTAGACGACAGTTTGCTG GGGCTCGACTACAGTTGTTTGGCTCATCCAAAAATGGTTTTGGCTTCAGGCAGAGTGATCTTGATATCTGCATGGTTTTGGAGGGAAAGGAAACGATGGAT GATGTTGACTGTATCAATATCATTAAAGGCCTGGCAAGACAGCTGAAGAAACACCCAG GTCTTAGGAATATTCTTCCCATCACCACAGCTAAAGTACCCATTGTTAAGTTTTACCATCTTCGCACTGGATTGGAGGGAGACATCAGCCTCTACAACACACTG gCCTTGCATAACACACGTCTGCTAGCATCATATGCTGCAATAGACAGAAGAGTGAAGATCCTCTGTTATATTATGAAGGTTTTTGCAAAG ATGTGCGATATTGGAGATGCTTCCCGTGGCAGCCTCTCATCCTACGCCTACACTCTCATGGTCCTGTTCTTCCTTCAGCAGAGAAACCCACCAGTCATCCCTGTGCTACAAGAG atttatggtggaaaaacaaagccGGAAGTTCTTGTTGATGGCTGGAACGTCTATTTCtttgatgatttaaaaacactG CCTTGTCACTGGCCACTGTATGGACAGAACACTGAGTCTGTGGGGGAGCTCTGGCTCGGTCTGCTCCGCTTCTACACAGAGGACTTTGACTTCAGAGAGCATGTTGTTTGTATCCGACAGCATACCCGCCTCACCACGTTCAACAAACAGTGGACTTCCAAGTACATTGTCATTGAAG ATCCTTTTGACCTGAATCATAATTTGGGTGCTGGTCTCTCCAGGAGAA TGACAAACTTTATCATGAAGGCGTTCATCAATGGAAGAAGAGTGTTTGGTACACCCATGAAAGGTTTACCACCAGAGTATCCCAGTGAAATG GAGTATTTCTTTGACCCTGAAGTTCTGACCGAGGGAGAAGTTGCACCAAACGATCGCTGCTGCCGCGTCTGTGGAAAGATCGGACACTTTTTGAAAGACTGCCCCATGCGCAACAA ACCCAAGCACAGGCGGGAATCGGAGAACAGGTCAGAGCACTTTCACGATTCAGCAGAGGAGTTCATGGATCCAGTCAGGTATAGGAATGAACACTGGAAGAAACGAGATGCACTGGACATGCgctgctgcttcctgtgtgGATCAAGCACCCACATCAAGAAGGACTGTCACCTTTACAGAAGCCCCGCAG GTAATGTGAAAATGGAGAACCTTCCGTCCTCCTCATTAAGCCACCTTAAAAGTCTGAGAGAGAAGGATaaacag ggctTATCTGCacaagaagaaaggagaagaaagcaACAGAATGTAATTCTAAGTCCCCAAGCAG GTAGCTTAGCTCGTCGAAATTTAGGTCGTTCTGGTCCAAGGAAAAACCCAGAGGAGTGA